A genomic segment from Ruficoccus amylovorans encodes:
- a CDS encoding DNRLRE domain-containing protein, with translation MSYPVSHSSIRSLLAGGAVFIALSGAAAAANMSFQQGMLPSESYEGSASAYIQSGNSSGKVVFLSLKGQFKGSLSLGSNGKDSNRRRVLLSFDLSDLPQGAVVDTATLTLYASNTDKNSADASVKIDLVEMTTGFDPQVATWDTYADSGNAAVLSSTTANPGTISKEDGTIVFSSSEALVAALNKALASESDTVNLMIKLPDSVEEGGVQVLFNLWSTYSAGNVSEWRPKLDIDYSVAK, from the coding sequence ATGAGTTATCCTGTATCGCATTCGTCCATACGGTCGCTTCTGGCCGGTGGTGCTGTCTTTATCGCGCTGAGCGGGGCCGCCGCGGCTGCCAACATGTCCTTCCAACAAGGCATGCTGCCGTCCGAATCCTACGAGGGATCGGCCAGCGCCTATATCCAGAGCGGAAACAGCTCCGGCAAGGTTGTTTTCCTCAGTTTGAAGGGCCAGTTCAAGGGCTCGCTCTCGCTGGGGTCAAATGGCAAGGACAGCAACCGTCGGCGCGTGCTGCTGAGCTTCGACCTGTCGGACCTCCCCCAGGGGGCGGTCGTTGATACCGCCACGCTCACGCTGTATGCCAGCAACACGGACAAGAACAGCGCGGATGCGTCGGTGAAAATCGACCTGGTGGAAATGACGACCGGCTTCGACCCGCAGGTGGCAACCTGGGATACTTATGCCGATAGCGGTAATGCGGCTGTGCTCTCCAGCACCACCGCCAATCCCGGAACGATCAGCAAGGAGGACGGCACCATCGTTTTCTCCAGTTCCGAGGCACTCGTCGCAGCTCTTAACAAGGCCCTCGCCAGCGAATCCGATACGGTGAACCTGATGATCAAGCTGCCTGATTCTGTGGAGGAAGGCGGCGTGCAGGTGCTCTTCAATCTGTGGTCAACCTACAGCGCAGGAAACGTTTCGGAGTGGCGTCCCAAGTTAGATATCGACTACTCGGTCGCTAAGTAG